One part of the Streptomyces lydicus genome encodes these proteins:
- a CDS encoding winged helix-turn-helix domain-containing protein, with protein sequence MTAVTQPPSQPKPVTDLSRDDARRLALRAQDLLGAPDRRAGVRGMLRRLGAVQLDTISVLARSHELVPYARLGAVGRPAVEAAYWADAHSFEYWSHAACILPIEEWPHFAFRRRARRAKGHRWHVMEDSERSCAAVLDRLKADGPLTTTELGGGRKGGEWWDWSETKIAVEWLLDTGEVVCTRRRAWKRVYDLAERAVPAELLHDDLADAECLRRLVAQAGAALGVATRADLADYHRLKAEQVDAVIADSGLVPVEVEGWGKAAWADPAALAAPPRGRHRTTLLSPFDSLIWDRPRTERVFGFTHRLEAYVPRPQRIHGYFAMPLLTGGRLRGRVDPAREGSTLVARQVSMDGRSAVAPMAQALREAAAWVGCDAVRVERCDDPALAAALRTELDRRQPAG encoded by the coding sequence ATGACCGCCGTGACGCAGCCACCGTCCCAGCCGAAGCCCGTGACCGACCTGTCCCGCGACGACGCCCGACGCCTGGCGCTGCGGGCCCAGGACCTGCTCGGTGCCCCGGACCGCCGGGCCGGCGTGCGCGGCATGCTCCGGCGGCTGGGCGCCGTACAGCTCGACACGATCTCGGTGCTGGCCCGCTCCCACGAGCTGGTCCCCTACGCCCGGCTGGGCGCCGTCGGCCGCCCCGCCGTCGAGGCCGCCTACTGGGCCGACGCGCACAGCTTCGAGTACTGGTCGCACGCCGCCTGCATCCTGCCCATCGAGGAGTGGCCGCACTTCGCGTTCCGCCGCCGCGCCCGTCGCGCCAAGGGCCACCGCTGGCACGTCATGGAGGATTCCGAACGCTCCTGCGCCGCCGTACTGGACCGCCTGAAGGCCGACGGCCCGCTGACCACCACCGAGCTGGGCGGCGGCCGGAAGGGCGGCGAGTGGTGGGACTGGTCCGAGACCAAGATCGCGGTGGAGTGGCTGCTGGACACCGGCGAGGTGGTCTGCACCCGGCGGCGCGCCTGGAAACGGGTCTACGACCTCGCCGAGCGCGCCGTCCCCGCGGAACTGCTCCACGACGACCTGGCCGACGCCGAGTGCCTGCGCCGGCTGGTCGCCCAGGCCGGGGCCGCCCTGGGAGTGGCCACCCGCGCCGACCTGGCCGACTACCACCGCCTCAAGGCCGAGCAGGTCGATGCCGTGATCGCCGATTCCGGGCTGGTCCCGGTCGAGGTCGAGGGCTGGGGGAAGGCCGCCTGGGCCGATCCGGCCGCGCTCGCCGCCCCGCCCCGGGGCCGGCACCGCACGACGCTGCTCTCGCCCTTCGACTCCCTGATCTGGGACCGCCCCCGCACGGAGCGGGTCTTCGGGTTCACCCACCGCCTGGAGGCGTACGTCCCCCGGCCCCAGCGGATACACGGCTACTTCGCCATGCCGCTGCTGACCGGCGGCCGGCTGAGGGGCCGGGTGGACCCGGCCCGTGAGGGCTCCACGCTCGTCGCCCGCCAGGTGTCGATGGACGGCCGTTCGGCCGTCGCCCCGATGGCCCAGGCGCTTC
- a CDS encoding GNAT family N-acetyltransferase → MKPVTLTTERLVLRPFEPDDAPAVHAACQDPEIPRWTVVPSPYSHEEAERFVGTIVPEGWRDDTSYTFAVLSRADDTLVGAMSLVRLAQLRTPERQAELGYWTAKEQRGKGYTVEAGRAVLHWAFHDLGVERLEWLAEAGNEGSWGVARKLGFQREGTLRAKLLHDGTRRDCWIGSLLPSDLAGAEGPAPAGPLGLPLPDTTPYLPHRG, encoded by the coding sequence ATGAAGCCGGTCACCCTCACCACCGAGCGCCTCGTGCTGCGCCCCTTCGAACCCGACGACGCGCCTGCGGTGCACGCCGCCTGCCAGGACCCCGAGATTCCGCGCTGGACCGTCGTCCCCTCGCCGTACAGCCACGAGGAGGCGGAGCGCTTCGTCGGCACGATCGTCCCCGAGGGCTGGCGCGACGACACCTCCTACACCTTCGCGGTGCTCTCCCGGGCGGACGACACCCTGGTCGGCGCGATGTCCCTGGTACGCCTCGCCCAGCTGCGCACCCCCGAGCGGCAGGCCGAGCTGGGCTACTGGACGGCGAAGGAGCAGCGCGGCAAGGGCTACACGGTCGAGGCGGGCCGCGCGGTGCTGCACTGGGCGTTCCACGACCTGGGGGTGGAACGCCTGGAGTGGCTCGCGGAGGCCGGAAACGAGGGCTCCTGGGGTGTCGCCCGCAAGCTGGGCTTCCAACGGGAGGGCACCCTGCGCGCCAAGCTGCTGCACGACGGGACCCGCCGGGACTGCTGGATCGGCTCGCTGCTGCCCTCCGACCTCGCCGGCGCCGAGGGGCCCGCCCCCGCCGGCCCCCTCGGCCTGCCGCTGCCGGACACCACGCCGTATCTGCCGCACCGCGGCTGA